One Mycobacterium paraseoulense genomic window, CCGCACTGGCGGCCGACGAAGGACTCGAACCGCCGTTGTCATCGACGTAGCTCTGCGTCGCGAGCTCGATGATGTGGCGGATCACATCGCTGAGGACCGCGAGCGTCTGATTTCCCGCCATGTCGATGACCAACCGGTGGAACTCGTTCTGCAGTTCGAGCAGGTGCCCGGGGTCCACGTTCACGTCGCGCTCGGCGGTCACCGCTTCGCGCAGGCGTTTCAAGTCGTCGGCGCTCCGATTGCGCGCGAGCATCGCAACACAGGGTCCCTCGATGGCCGCGGCTGCGGTGAACACGTCCGCGGTCGTCGCCTGGCGGTACTCCAGCAGCAGTCCGGCGTAATGAGCGGCCTTCTGCACGCGCGGCACGCTTACCTCGATGCCGCCGCGCGAGCCTCGTTTGACGACGACGAGCGACTCGGATTCGAGCACCCTGATCGCCTCGCGTAGCGTGGGCCTTGAAACGCCGAACTGGTTGAGCAAATCTGCTTCACTAGGCAGCACGTCCCCCTCGGTGAGCTCGCCGCGGATGATTCTGCGGCGCAGCTGGCGTGCGATGACGTCCGCAGCGCGTCCGACGGGCTCGCCATCGCCCTTTACCTTCACCGGCATCGCTCTACTTTAAACACCCGGCTCTTGATCGATGGGTAGGCAGGGCGGCTCTGAGCAGCGCGCCCCTCCGGTCCATCGCCTCAGTGGCGGGCTTCAGCCGCGTACCGCCGTCAATCCCTCCCACAGCGCGTCGATGATTTCCCGCTGGGCGGCCGGCGACGGCGGTTGCCGGCCCGGGGCCCGGAT contains:
- a CDS encoding FadR/GntR family transcriptional regulator, producing MPVKVKGDGEPVGRAADVIARQLRRRIIRGELTEGDVLPSEADLLNQFGVSRPTLREAIRVLESESLVVVKRGSRGGIEVSVPRVQKAAHYAGLLLEYRQATTADVFTAAAAIEGPCVAMLARNRSADDLKRLREAVTAERDVNVDPGHLLELQNEFHRLVIDMAGNQTLAVLSDVIRHIIELATQSYVDDNGGSSPSSAASAAAATRTHAKVVELIADKDAAGAEALWRKHILATSARLRSSGVAGSVVDLLE